The Streptococcus mitis genome has a segment encoding these proteins:
- a CDS encoding ABC transporter ATP-binding protein — MVELNLKNIYKKYPNSEHYSVEDFNLDIKDKEFIVFVGPSGCGKSTTLRMIAGLEDITEGTASIDGVVVNDVAPKDRDIAMVFQNYALYPHMTVYDNMAFGLKLRKYSKEDIDKRVQEAAEILGLKEFLERKPADLSGGQRQRVAMGRAIVRDAKVFLMDEPLSNLDAKLRVSMRAEIAKIHRRIGATTIYVTHDQTEAMTLADRIVIMSATKNPAGTGTIGRVEQIGSPQEVYKNPVNKFVAGFIGSPAMNFINVKLVGSEIVSDGFRLKVPEGALKVLREKGYEGKELIFGIRPEDVNAEPAFLETFPDSVVKATISVSELLGSESHLYCQVGKDEFVAKVDARDYLQTGATVELGFDLNKAHFFDVETERTVY; from the coding sequence ATGGTAGAATTGAATCTTAAAAATATTTACAAAAAATATCCAAACAGCGAACACTACTCAGTTGAAGACTTCAACTTGGACATTAAAGACAAAGAATTTATCGTTTTCGTAGGTCCTTCAGGATGTGGTAAATCAACAACTCTTCGTATGATCGCAGGTCTTGAAGATATTACAGAAGGAACTGCATCTATCGATGGCGTGGTTGTCAACGACGTAGCTCCAAAAGACCGTGACATCGCCATGGTATTCCAAAACTACGCTCTTTACCCACACATGACTGTTTATGACAACATGGCTTTCGGTTTGAAATTGCGTAAATACAGCAAAGAAGACATCGACAAACGTGTGCAAGAAGCAGCTGAAATCCTTGGCTTGAAAGAATTCTTGGAACGTAAGCCAGCTGACCTTTCAGGTGGTCAACGTCAACGTGTTGCCATGGGTCGTGCGATCGTCCGTGACGCAAAAGTATTCTTGATGGACGAGCCTTTGTCAAACTTGGATGCCAAACTTCGTGTATCAATGCGTGCTGAAATCGCTAAAATCCACCGTCGTATCGGGGCTACAACTATCTACGTAACTCACGACCAAACAGAAGCGATGACACTTGCAGACCGTATCGTTATCATGTCAGCAACTAAGAACCCTGCTGGTACAGGTACTATCGGACGTGTAGAACAAATCGGTTCTCCTCAAGAAGTTTACAAAAACCCAGTTAACAAATTCGTTGCAGGATTCATTGGAAGCCCAGCTATGAACTTCATTAATGTGAAATTGGTTGGAAGCGAAATTGTTTCTGATGGTTTCCGTTTGAAAGTTCCAGAAGGAGCATTGAAAGTTCTTCGTGAAAAAGGCTACGAAGGTAAAGAATTAATCTTCGGTATCCGTCCAGAAGATGTGAATGCAGAACCTGCTTTCCTTGAAACATTCCCAGATTCAGTTGTAAAAGCTACTATCTCTGTATCAGAATTGCTTGGTTCAGAATCCCACCTTTACTGCCAAGTTGGTAAAGATGAATTCGTTGCTAAAGTTGATGCTCGTGACTACTTGCAAACAGGTGCAACAGTTGAACTTGGATTTGACTTGAACAAAGCCCACTTCTTCGATGTAGAAACTGAAAGAACAGTTTACTAA